The genomic DNA GAAAAGCCAGcccactcctttttttttatggtaATAGCACTAGAACTCATGATGGATGCTGGCTCTTCTTTGTCCTACATTTCAgggaatatatttatatttttctatgaaaaagtTATGAATGTGATTAGATGATGACTTTCTCCTTTTCATATTTTGACTTGCACTTGCCTGCCCATGTAGCAGCATTTAGCACAGATGCCAAAATGTGCCTCATTATAGGGGCAATTTTTTGTCTTTACTGGTATTTTATTACATATAAcaagagtttaaaaaatgttaaaacactgcacaacaggTTAATGGCAGTATGTTGAGTATTATTATTATGGGTGCTGCAATGGAATACTACCTAGGTCATACAACGTTCAAGAACAGATTTCAAACATCTCTAATGCTGTATGAAATCATATACAATAGTAACAGGCTTATAAATAATACTGTACACTATAAAGATCTGGCAGATGCTAGCATTGCATCAAAAAAGTAATGAATGGTCGCTAGGCTAAAAACTTCACACCATGTATTAGTACAGATGTTAAATGTTCTGTACTTCCATTATTGAAAACATGCAACTCTAGAACCAGTTACCAGTGAAAAAGTGTATTTGCCAATTAAAAAGGCATATTGGTGCTGGTGAAAAGAGAGTTTATGCTGACAGGTAGTACTATCATAATTAATGTGACTTCTATACTGTAAACTTAAGAATATGAAATGCAGGTGAACTCTTGGGCCTaagggtttttgtgtgttttctttataaaatagaaaaacaaacaaaacacttgttctgttttctttatgtgGGAAGAGCTTGAGGTACAGGGTTCTTACATTCCAGACCTTATTTGCTACATTTCTGTTGTTCTTCCATATTTAAACCTTTAAGTGCTTTAATGTTAGACTTTGCATTGATTAAACCTTACCAGTTTCTAATTATTGCAGTACATCTCctgttttagaaatgtttcaGGTGGCTGTTGTTGACAAGCAATAATTCTTGCATAGATGATAGGAGAAAATTTCTCCAGGAATAAAGTATAAAGTCTTGGTTGGCCATGTATCAATGACGAGTACGCATAGCACCTCTCAACTCTTAGCTTGCTTTtccctggggctgtgctggtaGAAGCCCCACCATCGCTGACTTCAGTCTGACACCAGGATCTCCTCTTCTTTACCGCTCTCCGCTATAGGTTTCCTccctctgctttgctgtttccCTTTCTCACACTTAGTAAGACTTTGTGATTTCTGATCTCATCTTTACGTAGGAGATGTGTTCATTGGAACTGAAACAGCAAGTTTATGGATTAGTTTTCCAGCAGATTGGACTGGTAGTAGCATCTGGAagggttttggaaaaaaaggtggTTAGTGCAGCTGCATAATCACAGCCACTAATGCCAGAACTGCTTGTACAAATGGAAGCAATGTAATGGAAAAGGGAGTCCTGCACACAGCTTACCAGCAGTTAGTGAGAACCACTTCTCCAGCAACCTCGCTGACATCGTGTGCCAAAAAGGTGTATTTGGTATCTAGAATGTTATGTCAGTATAGAAAAATacgttggttttttttcttaaaacttctACATGAAGTCCAAAAATAACTTAGTTTATATCATTCATTTCATATCATATTCATTTGAAGCATAGTCTTTAATATGATAGGGCAGAATTTTGTAAAGTCAAGATACATGTTTATCTGAGTTCTTGAAGTTGCTTTCTAAAGTATGAACACAGTTGTGTTTAGTGATGAAACTTTGTGGTGGCTTTGTGTATCTTACCTTTTAGGGGCAACTTTGTTATAAAAGAGCAAGTCAACGGGTATTTTTATATTATCCATAAGCTGAATGCATTATTCAGGAGCTGCTCATGATCAATGTTCTGTGGAGTATAACCTCCAGTACAGGAATAAATACTGGTGTAAGAGCTCTTCAGTGAACGTCAAGAGTTTTTATTAATCTTAAATTTAAACAGCTAAAAGTAGGCTGATAGGTTTCTATTTCTAATTCAGgcttagattttaaaaagactttcTCGCCCTTTTTTCACATGCTGTGTTCTCTGTCATACCACACTCATAATACTACATGTTCATAGTGATCcctggcagctgggagaaggttCAGGCCTCTGTACTTAGTATCTGAGAGTGAATTACTGGCTATGGGACtgaaacactttattttcttagcaAAGCGAAGAGTGGTTTTCATTTACTAATTTTATACATACAGACAGGCTGCAAAGAACCAGTAGAAAGAGACGTGATTAAACTGGAAAGGGACTTCTGTTACTCTTTTGCCCTGTAagagtttgatttttaaaaaaaatttatttaaatgagcATGCTTCCTCTTAGCAGAAATGGCTGGTGTAAGCCTTGCAGAAAGCAGTTCTGTTATCTTCCTGGTAACTTAAATCCTTCGGCATTCTTTATTTGGTCTAGCTGTACTCAGGGAAGTGATTTAGTAGACCTGTAAAAGTAGTAGCTTTGTTTAAAGCTGCTTAATGCGATGCATTTGGAAACTGGGGGGGGTTGTGCTTTGGTtatggtttttggtttggtttttggggagATGCTTTGCTTTAAAGCAGGACCTTAGTGTGGGATAGTGAACAGGCTAATGAGCAGCatgaacagaggaaaataataatgcagCACAGGAGTGTTAGGACAATCAAATTATCTAGTATtaaagactctttttttttttttttggtccactTCTACATGTACATCATAAGTAAAGCTATGCCTAAAACTGTAACGTCACTGCACTCTTATTTGCACGTCTGGTATGTTTAACCTTGCTGTATTTGGGCTTCAGTCTGTGTGTGCCCTACGTGCGCTGCCGTGCCCCCCGGGGGCTtcctccctgggctgccccGTTGTACCGAAGGCAGAGAAGCCCAACCCGCTCCGTACCGACCAGCGGCGGGGGAGCAGCGGCTGCACCTCCCTGCTGCGGCTCCCCCGCCTTCACCCCGCTCTCCTTCCGAGATTTCGCCCCGTAAGGCGGAACCTGCTGCTGGCGCGGCGGCGCCGGAGCCTGCGCCGGAGGGACGGGGCTCCGAGGGCGGCAGACGCCGTGCAGCGCTACGGGGCCTGCAGCAGGGACGGGGGCACTCGGCCACCTCTGCGGGAGCAGCCCCCGCGGAAGTCGGCGGGGGCCGGAGCGTCACCGGGCGGAGCGGAACTCGGCGGTGCCGGTGAACCGGAGCGGCTGTGCGCGCAGGCGCGGCGAGCGGCCATGGCGACTTTCTTCGGGGAGGTGGTGGTGGCGCCGTCCCGCGCCGGCGTGGACGATGAGGAGTGGGCGGAGGAGGCCCGAGAGGAGACGCCCGAGGACCGGGAGATCCgcagggagctggagaagaaaaggtaCCGGCGTGGCGGGGCAGCCCGGCCGCTTTCCTCGCCGCTGCGCTGCGGCCTCCGCCACGGACCTCCGGGGGCGGGCTGGGCTGCGCCTGGGCCCGGGGCGCCGCGCCACTGCCCTGCGCCTCTTTTGCCAGGGAGATCGACGTCCTGTGGACCCTGAAGTCGGGCGCGTCCCTGGAGAGCTCTGCCGACCAGCCGTTCGTGTGCTCGAAATTTGTCGTGGCCATAGGACACAACGCTGCAGGTAGGTGGTGGTGTGAATTTGAGAAGGCTGGAGGTTGGGgtctgctctaggtgaacctgctttggcaggtgggttggactagatgggtctccagaggtcccttccaaccccaagcATTCTGTGGAAGAAAGTGTAAGTGTGCCAGGACACCCCCTTTGCCTTACTCTGCATGCTCCATGCCATAGTCCATCcttggtctctgttgggctaAAGGTCCTTACGGGTGTTCACTCCCTCATTTAGGGAGCGGAGTTTGAACCCTGCGGCAGCTGGGCTGTCCCGGGAAAGCTGAAGTTGGTCTGTGCATGCGAGACACGGGGTTTGTTCTGGCTGCTTATTCCTCCTGTCAGATCACAGTGAAATGGTACATTTTCAGTTGAAGTATGTTTAGGTTTTGGATTTTAGTTGGGACAATTCCCCTTTCCCTTTGTCTGACGCTTGTTTGGTAGACTTTCCTGGATTGTTTGTTAATTGGCAAAAGTTTCCTTCTAAGAGTAGTGAGTTGCTTAGTGCAGACTAGTGTTTTGAAATAGGGATCTGTCAAAAACATAATATTACAAGTTAGTAAGTTGTAATTTCCTTAACTTCTAATGAACAGtgactttttacttttttccctggTCAGTCAGTGCCTTTTTTACATTATAATTCTCCACTTCTTCAAAATGCCCTTTTTTGAAATGGGTATTTACTCGTTAGGCCTAGAGCCTTGAAACGccctctccctttcccacaCACACTTACCAAGGTCTTGAGTTTTTTAATAGCTGTTTCCCTGTgaataaaaagaagttttatttcttccttatatttaGGTCGCATCTAGATGACATTTAGGTGATTGAGACCAATGTTAACTTTGcaaacttgttttttcttttttcagtttttcccttgaaaaatagatattttagATCTGTCTTCCATTTACCAGTAATTTTTGACAGGAATTTGATTTATGAACATTTGATTTAGGATCTCTCTTTGCCACTAAGTCATGCATACTCTTGTCTCTGCTTCCTAGAGCCGGTATTAATAGTTCTGCCTTATGGGTTCagtgatttgggttttttttctgataaatctGTTATATCTGGTATGTCAAGAAATATTAAAGACTTAATATTTATGTCCTTAATGTGTAATAAAGGAATCAAAGTTGACCGTAGTGATATAATTCCAAAGAATATATGGTTTTGACAGTAGGGATCTCTATACATAGAACTGCTCTTTATCTTTTAAGTCTTGATATGCTGAGGTTACTCACATTCTTGATCTTTGCTGCATTTGGTCAATAAATGTATGTCAATAAAAATCAGTTGTTATGTTTTTAGAAAACTTGAGATTGCAAAGAAATAATCTAATTTAGTTCAGATGTTTATTTGTAGAATAGATAATTTATTCTTTGTGAATCAacagtatttatttactttttgcaGCTTTCCTGTCTTCTTTTATTCTGGATTCTGTATGTTGGGAAGTAGTTGGAGTTGTGAAGCTCTGGAATGAGTGGTGTCGAACATCCAACACAACAGATGTCCTCCCAACagattctttttgtttgttctacCGATTAATATCAGATCCGACAGTAAGTGACTTATGCGTGAATTCCTCTGTATCTTagctttctgaaaaagaaagaacaaccTTCGTCCACCCCTTATCCTGCCCAGGACAAACAAAGCATTAAGGCTGCAGTATTCTGGATTAATCTCACAAAAAATCTGAATGGTCATTATGCTCACCGTAATTATTTTAAGTTCTGGCATGTGAAATTCAGTGCAAAGAAGATGTGTGAGAGCCTGATTGTTTCACATCAGCTGTGAACGGAAAATTATTGTTGAAATAGAGTTGAAGAAGCCCAAGAAAACTGAACAAGTTGTCGGCTGCAGTCACATCATCTTTACACGTGATTATGAGCTGTTGTTGTGCTCTTCAAACCACTTGCtgatgcaactttttttttctttaaggtttTGTTGTGCCAGTGTAGTTGCTACGTTGCTGAGGATCAACAGTTCCAGTGGCTTGAAAAGGTAAAACTGGCAAGACAACAAATTGAGCAATGAAATTTTAGGGATGGGGGATCTTCAGCTTAGTGCAAGTGCCTCTTCCTCTCTGATATTCTCAATATGACAGTGTTGTAAATAACTCTTTTCCCTCtggctttcttttcttaaatattcaacaaatgaacaaatttACTGTCTGCAGATTCTGTGAAATTCCTTTCTAGATTTTACTAGTTGTATCTGCTGTAACTTAACAACTTTGTGCAATAACTTCTTTTGGACAGATTCAATTTTGTTGCCCTTAATTATTTTCCAAACCTTTTTCCTGTTTGGCTTAAATTTTCTGTGGCTTGCTGAAGTTCTGGGAGAATCCCTCCTTAAAACATGATACCTGCATTTGTACGGCTGCCAAATGATCACCAGACAAGCCTGTTGTGAAACTCATGATGTATGGTATATTTACTAGTGGGTGTGTTGTGTTCCTTTCACAAGGAGGAACTCTAAAGGTGCCTCCAGAGCAGTATCTGCCCCGTTTGTTCATAGACATAGTATGCCAAGTGCCTTACCCCGGCATCACATGAGTGCTGCTGGGTCATTCAGGTCCCTCCGAATATCACCATGTAGATTTTAATAAGATAAACTGAGGGATTTGAAATGTTCTGGCTCGCgatttttctttacagatttGGGTAAGTGCTTAGCCTCAAGGGAGTATGGCTTGTTTTGTCTTGCTGTCTGTCTGCTAACCCACCTTCCTTTAAATCTCTGCTGATCTGATGAAGCTATTATGTGATGCTGAAGTTGTGTAGGGCTGTGGCTAGAGATACACATCACTTTTTATCCCACTCTTTGTCCATCCGCTGGGAGCAAGTCCTCAGCCTGAGCTGAGTGACAGCTGCTCGGCTGGCCCAGCCAGCACGTCGTCGGGAGGATTTCTTGGTTGGGACATCTCGGTGTGAGGGAGCCAGAGGGATTACAGGAAGGCAAAGAGGGTGGAAAACCAGCGTAACTTCACTGAGTGATACGGGGATTTCAGACCCAAGTGTGTGGAAAACTAGTCCTTTGTGGTTCCTTGGCTTGTTGAAGAGTTTAATTCGCTTTGGTGGAGGGTCATGGTGCACCTCAAAGTTTATAAATCCTAAGGCCctaatattttggttttgctgtattCCACACATTTTTGCACTTCATTTAAACTGGGATTACAAAAGAAAGATGATTGTGGTTTTGCTGTCTTCTGTGTTTGCGTTCTTCCAGCTTTTTACACATGTGTTATATCAAATGGGGGTGTTTATGAACAGTAGGAGTGTACAGTTTTTACCAAGTCAATGTTCTCgagtatttttaaacttcatggttattgatatttttaaatgtgcgGCAGAAATGTTGTGCTGGTAATCTTCTGCTTTTAGTGTGAGTTACAGAACTGTTCTGTGTGCTTTGTAAATTCTGATTCACTGACCATCTTCACATTCTCCATGGGTCTCATTTTTACCTCTGCGTGTATTTTCTCAGTAAGTGATCACTGACAAAATGAGAACATACAGACTAAAGTTTCGCATTAATGCATACCAGCCAGTGTTTCCAACAAAATAGATATACTGTAAATTGAAACTGtgtgaaaactgaaaacttaTGTCAGTTTTAAATTACACTGGTAACACATTGATAGGAGGGAACAGTCAGCTTCCCTTCTGTGATTCCTATCCCATACAGAAACTGGTGAGCATCCGTAATGTTTACCAAATTCCCTGTTGCCTTGTTAAACATAAATCTGAAGAGGACAGTGTAAAGGTGCAGGTTTATGATGCTTCTGCTCATTTTGACATACGTTCTTTAAAAACAGTGGAGCGCTGTACAGCATGTTGGTTTCTGATGGCATGCAATAGATCCAAAAGTACATTTTGTACGATGTTTTTGAAACTCTCTTTGAATTTGAGGAAAACGAGAGAAAATAAGGTTGTCTTTGTCAACTCTCAATTCCACTTGAATATAGTTACATAAAATCTGAGTACTTAAAATGAAGACTCTCTTTAAGTACTACAGAACATCTGGTGAGCACAATTTCAAACGTCTTGCATCTTAGCGAGCAGCCTTCCTGTCATAAGCAGCCTGGTTTTATTCGGagtccttttctttctgcaatcGCCATTAGTAAAAATAATAAGTCTTAGGATATTTGCAGGTGAACggaaaatgctgaaaacctAAGGcctctaaagaaaataataggcTTGATAAATATGTTAGCtgctggtggtgtttttttttttaaatctccatCCCAAGAACAATGCATGTGAAATTTCTACCTGAAGCTTGTGATTTAAATTTTAGTTGATCCTGCAGACCTGAGTTAAACTACCGTTTACCATCTGCACTGAAATTGAAACAAATCTTTGTGGGTTTATGCTTTTATTGCGAGAAGATACATTTTGCTTatacattaacatttttatttcaggttttcGGCTGTATGCAAAAGGAGGGCTTGCAAGTAACCATTCTTTCAACGTGTCCTGTAGCTGATTATAAAACTCAGGAATCCACTTTAACACTTCCAGCTCCATTTCTGAAAGCCTTGAAGACAAAAGAATTCAAAGAGCAGATCTGCTGCCCACTGCTGGAACAACCGAACATTGTGCGAGATCTTCCTGCTGCTGGTATCGTGTTTGCAATGCTGCTGGTGGCAACACAAAGTTCACTTTGAAGAGCATCCCATTGCAATTAGAATTTTTACTTAATTGTGTGAACTAGCTAGCAAATTagctttttgaaaattaattcctAACAGTTTGACGTCTTTGCCTTGTAAAATAGGGACAAATTTCAAAACCACCCACAGATCATTTTACCCCTTATGTGTAGGACATAAGCACTAGCAAATTCTTCAGTATAGCCTTACAAAGCGTATTGTGTATTGGGGTTTTTGAGCATTTTACTTATGAACTAAGTACATTTTACTGagttgttttcatgttttactGAGTTCAGTTTTCAGCCTGGGGCTCAAAAAGTGCTTTCTTTGTATTACAGGTAAAGTAGGTTttacagtttttcagttttgttacataaagtaataaaaaccTGATGCTTTTCATTGCAGAGTACCTAATTAGTCGTGGCATCATGAGGAAAAACTTGTCTGGCAGGAGCTACAAGTGGATGATTTTTAGAAGTGCACAATTTTTCTAGGAAAAGTTTATCGTTTGcacttttttaatgtttggtTGGGttctttgttggtttgggtttcatggttgtttggtgtgtttttgttgggttttttgtttgtttgggggctTTGAGgggcatttgtttgtttgtttttacagaagctcatgttattttttgtttaccaGTAATACACAGTTTCCAGGTAAGGTATTTGCCAGGAAAAAATACCAGCTGCATTTACTaatttttggtggtttgttgttttgtgtacCCGAAGAATGAGGGGTGGCTGGTCTGGCAGCCAGTATCCTGAGTAGATAATTTATAAACTTGAATGCTTTTGCAGTTCCGGCCAGACCAAATGTGCT from Caloenas nicobarica isolate bCalNic1 chromosome 1, bCalNic1.hap1, whole genome shotgun sequence includes the following:
- the PSMG1 gene encoding proteasome assembly chaperone 1, which translates into the protein MATFFGEVVVAPSRAGVDDEEWAEEAREETPEDREIRRELEKKREIDVLWTLKSGASLESSADQPFVCSKFVVAIGHNAAAFLSSFILDSVCWEVVGVVKLWNEWCRTSNTTDVLPTDSFCLFYRLISDPTVLLCQCSCYVAEDQQFQWLEKVFGCMQKEGLQVTILSTCPVADYKTQESTLTLPAPFLKALKTKEFKEQICCPLLEQPNIVRDLPAAVLSYCQVWQIPAVLYQCYTDGIKLDTVTIEAFRPLLSCKILKNLVKDVSESTKILKKLLTTNEIHNNIYI